The window GCTCTTCCAGCGACTTTGCGCGGCGCGGACGGCCGACGGGCAGCGCGTTCTGGCCGGGTGGCTGCTCGCGCCGGCGGGGGCGGAGGAAGTCGTCGCCCGCCAGGGAGCCGTGGCCGACCTCCGCGGGCGGCTCGACCTCCGCGAATACCTGGCCGTCACCGGCGGGCCGGCCGCCGCGGACGTGACGGCGCTGGCCGCGTGGGGGGAAGCCCCGTTGCGAACCGTCCTGGCGTGGCGGCGAACCGCTGTCCTCATGCTCGGGTGGTTCAACCTGCTCGCGGCCATTCTCTGGCTCGCGGGCGAAACGACCTCGCTGCCGCTTCTCATCGGCGCGGTCGTGTCGGCCATCGTGGTTTGGCCGCTCATGGGATGGTCGCGGGAGGTGGCCCGCCCGGTTGAGGACGCGCTCAACGACCTGCCGTTGCTCGAAGCGATCCTGGCCCGGCTGGAACGGGAGCCGTTCTCCTCCCCGCGACTCTTGGAATTGCAACAGTCGTTGACGGCCGGCGGGGCGTCGGCGGCCAACCGGGTTCGCGACCTGCGGGCCATCGGCGACTGGTCGACTGCCCGCCGGAACCCGCTGTTTCTCCCGGTCGCGATCCTCATGCTGTGGGACGTCCGCACGGCCCTCAAGCTCGACCGGTGGCGGACCCGGTCCGGTACACTCGTCGCGAAGTGGCTGGCGGCGGCCGCCGAGTTGGAGGCGCTCGGGAGTCTCGCCGGGTACGCCTTCGAGAACCCCGGGGACCCGTTCCCGGACGTCCGCGCGGGGGGGGAACCTGGCGTCGAAGCGAACCGCCTCGGACACCCGCTGCTCCCGGCCGACCGCTGCGTGCGGAACGACGTGGCCATCGGCGGTCCGGTCCGCTTGCTCATGATCAGTGGCTCGAACATGTCCGGGAAGAGTACGCTCTTGCGGTCCCTCGGTGTGAATATTGTCCTCGCGCTGGCGGGCGGGCCGGTCCGGGCGGAGCGGTTAGCCCTGACCCCGGTCGCGCTCGGGGCGACGATTCGCGTGCAGGATTCGTTGCACGACGGGAAATCCCGGTTTTACGCCGAGGTGACGCGCGTTCGCGCGGTCCTCGACCGCGTCGCCGGTGCCCTCCCCGTCCTCTTTTTGTTCGACGAACTCTTCTCCGGCACCAACTCCGCCGACCGCGTCCTCGGAGCGGAAGCCGTCATCCGCAAGTTGTTGGACATCGGTGCGATCGGGCTGGTAACAACTCACGACCTGGCGCTGACGGCAGCCACGGTTGGCCTCGGCTCACGGGCGGTGAATATTCACTTCGCCGACCAGTTCGAAGACGGCAAGATGACGTTCGATTACACCATCCGCCCCGGCGTCGTCCCGCACGGGAACGGCGTCGCGCTCATGCGAGCGGTCGGGCTCGACGTGTGACAGCCGACCGTGAAGAAATGAGGAGTGGGGAAACAAAGAAAGATTCGGCCGACGCGATTGCATACCTTATACCTGGGCCAACCCTCGTCCGGTTTTCTGCCGGTATCACCCCATGACCGACGACCTCAAGCGGCGGGTACTCGACGTCTACGCCGGGGTCGACGCGGCGGTGGCCGCGGCTGCCCCGCGCTGCGACGCGTCGGGACGTTGCTGCCGGTTCGAGGAGTACGGGCACACGCTGTTCCTGTCGCAATTTGAAGCCGATATCCTGCTCGCCACCGCACCGCCTTATGCGAAGCCGGTGACGCGGGCGGGCTGCCCGTTTCAAGTAAACGGGTTGTGTACCGCCCGCGCCGACCGCCCGCTGGGGTGCCGCATTTACTTCTGCGACCCGGCTTACGAAGAGACCGGAAATCGGATCACCGAGACCGCCCTCGTCCGGCTCAAGGCGATCGCCGACGAATTCGACGCGGGCTGGCACTACGCTCCCCTGTACCATTTTTTGAATGCGGCGGACCGCCCACTGGATCGCCCCGCCGACGCCCCGACTGCCGACGCCCCGACCGGACGAGTCCCGTTGCCACTCACCCAGGAAGGATGACCCGACATGCGCCGCGTTCTCGCTGCCCTGACTCTGACCCTAACGCTGCCCGTTCTCGCGCCCGCCGCCGATTGGCCCCAGTTCCTGGGGCCGGCGCGGGACGGAGTGTCGACCGAAAAAGTCCCCGTCTGGTCGTCACCGCCGAAGGTCGAATGGAAGGCGCCGCTCGGGGACGCGCATAGCTCGCCCGTCGTGGCTGGCGGCACCGTCTTCGCGTTCTACCAGCCGAAGGGCAAGAACGAGGACGCCCTGGCCGCGTTCGACGCGGTATCGGGCGAAAAGCGGTGGGAGAAGAGCTACCCGCGGGACAAGTTCGACCCGCCGTTCGGCCAGGGTCCGCGTGGCACCCCGGCGGTCGACGCCGGTAAGGTGTACACCCTCGGCGGCACCGGCGTCCTCGCCTGCTGGGACGCCAAGACTGGCGAGATCGACTGGAAGGTTGACACGCTCAAGGAGTTCAAGGCGAAGAACCTGTTCTTTGGCGTCTCCACTTCGCCCACGGTGGTCGGAAACCTGGTCGTGGTGATGGTCGGGGCGAAGGGCGCCGGCATCGTCGCTTTCGACAAGACCACGGGCAAGACCGCGTGGCAGGCGACCGACGACCCGGCCAGCTACGCCTCCCCGCTGACGGTCGGCACGAAGGGCGCTGAACAGCTCGTGTTCCTCACTGGCAATAACGTCCGCACCCTGACGCCGGACGGGAAAGAGGTTTGGTCGTTCCCGTTCAAAGACCGGCTCAACGAAAGCTCGACCACACCCGTGAAGACGGGCGACCTGTACATCGCGAGTTCGGTCACGGCCGGGAGTGTGGCACTGTCCGTCTCCGGCGAGCCGGCGAAGGTGACGACCGTCTGGAAGGACCCGACCCTGACGTGTTACTTCTCGACCCCGGTCGCGGTCGGTCCGCACCTGTACATGGTCAACGGCGCGGCCACACTGACGAGCCCGACGATCACCCTGCGGTGCGTCGAATCCGCGACGGGCAAGGTGCTGTGGTCCAAGTCGAACGTCGGCAAGTACCACGCCGCCATTGTCCGCACGGGCGACGACAAGCTGCTCACCCTCGACGACACCGGCCACCTTCTCTTACTCCAACCCGACCCGACCGGGTACAAGGAACTCGCCCGCGCGAAGGTCTGCGGCCCGACCTGGGCACACCCCGCCCTCAGCAACGGCCGGGTGTACGTCCGGGACAACAAGGAGTTGGTCTGCGTGAAGGTCGGGGAGTAGAAGTCGATCGGCAACGCCAACGCACTCCAACGGCGGGAGAGCGTGTCGACCTGATCGACCCGTTGATCAAAGACTAACCTCGGCGCAAATGGCAACCGCACCAGACCGCGGTTGCCTCCCCGTTGCGGAGACCGCCCAGCATCGGGACGCTTGCCGGGGAGGAGTTTTTGCGCTTTTTGCGCCTTATATCGTGTTTCCGGAACGAGCATGAACAAGGACACCCGTCCACGAGAGGGACTTGTGGACTTTTTGCGCCTGGTTTGTGGTGGTGTGGGCGTCCCGATTGTGTTCTGCTCTGAAGCCGGCGGGACGCTCCCAATGATTGTGGGGGCAGTTTCCAACGTGCCCATACACCGCCCCTGCCCATACGCCACCTCTCGGGCACGTTGGAAACGTGCCCCACAACTTAAAGTAGTTGAGGATCACCTCCGTTGATTCTCGGGATCATGACACGCCAGGCACTATGAAACTGCTACTCGTGGAAGACGACCCGAAGACCGTTTCGTTCCTGCGAAAAGGGTTCTCGGAGAACGGGTTCGAAGTCGAGGCCGAGACCAACGGCGCGGACGGGCTCGCCCGCGCCGCGGCCGGCGGATTCGACTTGATCGTGCTGGACGTGATGCTCCCGAAAAAGGACGGGCAGGCGGTCCTCCGCGACCTCCGGGCGGCCGGCGTGCAGACGCCGGTCCTCTTCCTGACCGCCCGGGACGGCATCGCCGACAAGGTCGACGGACTCGAACTCGGGGCCGACGACTATCTCGTCAAGCCGTTCGCGTTCGCCGAACTGCTCGCCCGCGTCCGGACCGTACTCCGCCGCGGGGCCGCCCGCCCGCCCGACGTGATCCGCATCGCCGACCTGGAAATCGACCTGATCCGTCACAAGGCGGCCCGCGGCGGCGAACTCCTCGACCTGACGCCGAAGGAGTTTCTGCTCCTCGCGCTCTTCGCCCGCCGGACCGGCGAGGTCCTATCCCGCGACCTCATCACCGAACACGTCTGGGACGTGAAATTCGACCACGACACGAACGTCGTCGACGTCCACGTCCGCCGGCTGCGGGCGAAGGCCGACGACCCGTTCCCCGCCAAGCTGATCCACACCGTCCGGGGGGTCGGCTATGTCCTCGAAGTCCGCGGGTAACCGGATTCGCCCGCCGCGCCGCCCCTGGTCGATCGCGCTGCGGCTGACGGTCTGGTACGCGGCGGCGGGATTCGCGCTGGTCCTCGGCGCGACCGGCTACCTCTACTGGGCGCTGGCCCAGAACATGGACCGGGAGGACGATCAGTTCCTAGCCGACAAGATCGGGGAGGTTTGCCGCGTTTTAGACGACCGCCCGGGCGATCGGGCCGCCCTCGAACAGGAAGTCTTGTCCAGCCGGGGCGGAGCCGAAC is drawn from Fimbriiglobus ruber and contains these coding sequences:
- a CDS encoding heavy metal response regulator transcription factor translates to MKLLLVEDDPKTVSFLRKGFSENGFEVEAETNGADGLARAAAGGFDLIVLDVMLPKKDGQAVLRDLRAAGVQTPVLFLTARDGIADKVDGLELGADDYLVKPFAFAELLARVRTVLRRGAARPPDVIRIADLEIDLIRHKAARGGELLDLTPKEFLLLALFARRTGEVLSRDLITEHVWDVKFDHDTNVVDVHVRRLRAKADDPFPAKLIHTVRGVGYVLEVRG
- a CDS encoding PQQ-like beta-propeller repeat protein; the protein is MRRVLAALTLTLTLPVLAPAADWPQFLGPARDGVSTEKVPVWSSPPKVEWKAPLGDAHSSPVVAGGTVFAFYQPKGKNEDALAAFDAVSGEKRWEKSYPRDKFDPPFGQGPRGTPAVDAGKVYTLGGTGVLACWDAKTGEIDWKVDTLKEFKAKNLFFGVSTSPTVVGNLVVVMVGAKGAGIVAFDKTTGKTAWQATDDPASYASPLTVGTKGAEQLVFLTGNNVRTLTPDGKEVWSFPFKDRLNESSTTPVKTGDLYIASSVTAGSVALSVSGEPAKVTTVWKDPTLTCYFSTPVAVGPHLYMVNGAATLTSPTITLRCVESATGKVLWSKSNVGKYHAAIVRTGDDKLLTLDDTGHLLLLQPDPTGYKELARAKVCGPTWAHPALSNGRVYVRDNKELVCVKVGE
- a CDS encoding MutS-related protein; this translates as MSEKSLLDPRAAYTDRLAARRATVASLDARIDRVGGARVVVFLAAVVAAAVGWFGGAFSPWWGALGVVPLGALVLVTKLLAHQRARAAAAVRYYRHALDRLDGTWIGRGPTGDQFADPNHLYAADLDLFGRGSLFQRLCAARTADGQRVLAGWLLAPAGAEEVVARQGAVADLRGRLDLREYLAVTGGPAAADVTALAAWGEAPLRTVLAWRRTAVLMLGWFNLLAAILWLAGETTSLPLLIGAVVSAIVVWPLMGWSREVARPVEDALNDLPLLEAILARLEREPFSSPRLLELQQSLTAGGASAANRVRDLRAIGDWSTARRNPLFLPVAILMLWDVRTALKLDRWRTRSGTLVAKWLAAAAELEALGSLAGYAFENPGDPFPDVRAGGEPGVEANRLGHPLLPADRCVRNDVAIGGPVRLLMISGSNMSGKSTLLRSLGVNIVLALAGGPVRAERLALTPVALGATIRVQDSLHDGKSRFYAEVTRVRAVLDRVAGALPVLFLFDELFSGTNSADRVLGAEAVIRKLLDIGAIGLVTTHDLALTAATVGLGSRAVNIHFADQFEDGKMTFDYTIRPGVVPHGNGVALMRAVGLDV